One region of Maylandia zebra isolate NMK-2024a linkage group LG10, Mzebra_GT3a, whole genome shotgun sequence genomic DNA includes:
- the cfap54 gene encoding cilia- and flagella-associated protein 54 isoform X2: MDLPASYYGELDQRNPVLSAFKREINSFITLMKQVASSNNQDNSTYAKGIKILVEIWKKFKHRLPLKLYQEHMLQIADFLFGIKLYQLALRQGYSLHLSQFSSVKITDITNVDQFMACFFPEGLDTDQNTFAMKVRAMQGCALCIFELERQHSFLSQKGLCKLLCVLNFMRTMMQAFQQHEHLYWQIYNGSLHIYNVCRYLMTMQCSAQALEYLLWASISLELSIPLMTAKYLPVIVTLYCAVCQCYYDNHAEVQAEEFARRALGKINELAKLGEHSEVPATRETQRAYKDASIKLGAMIFKRAAFETRKRPKTLYKTKIKSTLKDIPNVPWPRTPTERLLTGLFECSAAQFLGILEALWDSNTRPLQMRMPEDPELQEVYLELLSAGISLLSGVTGEQRYDDHPCLSPLVLTQNSTLIDLAISGENKIPVMSAVRFIKLLFQYKQQDAFTELSTEMLQVLTSLDGQSFRRGKQELALLHSFNILLSTQRSPPKEDITSKDQHKASLSMSDKLMDLVETLHKSVCDSAPEVQPDADLILDIVLFLWGKMKAVIQRDPLQNHDKWLWCLYVLYEVALTCDLAAVDCIMIAEMSHTLGMLLENAAEYFLETSTSVCERDCDDAKPNSFSILESSSTELLQKVCEVVKRGLEALAKGAATLAPQDCSAFTDFAFMQKFCPLQSSAFSTTSPKSSKHRNEDDEVNLKKGEVETQTESDFNGCRQTEATCTYLLIKDLHLELDIILHRASLKLLQLNAVVESELLDRIKKNKVSKALFLIQKALLVYNNMEQSDISETKSLLEDAATLIEKAGMEERKVYMSSTPNTTSEDKGKVIKEDGQSPPPPPVLLSRNNHSMTFAPAPHNLEGQVCWYQLCSRVAEGINRKVRLGDCSLPGTGNMVPAVSGECVLRVEGLEPNQKYVFAVAAYNSQGELLGSTIGGTTLPLLASMPVPLLSAWAHLAKVAFQTEQYAIAKRACRELWSHCTYPDSESNSTEGRLATTGLRKEILQYSSLHLCQLFLTSIFIETEINIQQGSLYWDSFSDNGPFIWEKEARLEECERMLVAMDLAMCLNDAAAALQAAVSCYGLLAPIMFHQITCDSVVQVLKKCLMVLEENSGLLKQKWTGNTSESFIHMIACITYYLAKTLRVLRKHEMAKALMDCGCRLLQDVYHAQLQIRRLTNQSEGRKTADQATVKSEMKISRQLKALERKNKKITVSKGTHTPEPETSQTLTVSEDPNLLYELISSGTLKDAYMHVMKLRRKVYFTEFAALLLQRTMKEGHIDLVLEWGQSMFQFLSSRDEAMVLSTKCLEGHGQIRKRSGNQNAKGSETSQHKNASSHDDTRKQAKHKLAQNMLLKMRTHREVLAMENLLAMISSVMQRQKKRLQLRHTCAVERVWRSHLNYYMAQAHLAVFYQRLPQQHRGDLEQRYSQFHPLCFSLAYSGVLVWRNNSQQHELESSNEAVLHEDSSDHMDYVMTAHKDRGRKDAVDGSVAEDRCKEGEGSPHSVEQQMEAQRCTGATLLESINKVAVHLRRAMVLAHRGNHWTTLQCVCQTLWDQSCRITVLVQRAAQLETPCTITAEQLHSILTPLLVLATDFIMDMLQKLGLWSLYGSDLTEDELESSLHFSVPLDDSTQVDLRWVRTLVLHTLERLHDSGKWESLAHFALLFNSYTRDRYTVIVTPLLVHAQRMLLERINSFGGPSVPQPHHVNTQKATGKEVTNKSYAGCQLLSGRIHHATQKRHLHKKAALTNSIPREAVDLTGAEIQHSMSLVCVPLDVEDTLSCYHQALEKKTYCLQMFQHSRSLLVLLLANTQPCFMIPTQHCRSRGLSHSASFVNFSPVVMPTPNIQPCDLTEEDYSTPDAIYGLPISRDHLQTIISAYSTSIKYLKANSRDSLRVLALHELGNLQFYSGNTRAAHSCWSKAVDCALKSSGVLEKWDGASLGNGSLQEILRQAGMWGCLQAAVVTAKIAQFILTSDINQRTKYCLLSAYLFKSLLCCSMAQPQADLQYASYSIGDELLPGVDLFSEPHRLHLGTTVSSLNFICHWLLTTGYCIMLLPTLALYLHFVGTVCRDVQHTVKGKILKIRALTELCLFAEAVKDAVQLTRGTGVLLPHGQYIASACVQPTKTFCSNESLLDNAEALEELVNCDFTPEVCTLYGPALCLRFNLARVQLVLALTNAIAGYPVPDSVEGEVCISVTSCSVDPKDDEQDSPDTDDCCPKTGEQKVLNLDAKNLTPERIKFLLLERASSWLNTISEQLESHSLCKMETLELTIESNLLKGNLYMQQGHTALCFDTAVSSLKLLQTSPVTVRGSWADDKDFGESDAQNGDCPGVVEASERIGVHLWLHCRLALVNSLVAHNPRTIELLPGKNINEEAARVLQEGLDECALWGDLDIQALLLVEGARLEARRGKTDNSMTMLQKAVSLLSGRTRLPQKSVITLAQATLLLSDLRGAQSITPLQLMQKLLKKQLCDFGESVELVDGKMRLFPPGPRNIYLPYFNILNQTSLQIGNILGQSKMETQVSASQSS; the protein is encoded by the exons ATGGATTTACCAGCGTCGTATTATGGGGAACTTGATCAAAGAAACCCAGTACTTTCAGCTTTTAAGCGAGAGATTAACTCGTTTATAACGCTGATGAAACAAGTGGCTTCGTCGAACAACCAGGACAACAGCACTTATGCTAAAGG gATTAAAATTCTGGTGGAGATATGGAAAAAGTTCAAACATCGACTGCCTTTGAAACTGTACCAGGAGCACATGTTGCAGATTGCAGATTTTCTCTTTGGAATAAAG CTGTACCAGCTGGCTCTAAGGCAGGGCTACAGTCTCCACCTGTCACAGTTCAGCTCAGTGAAAATAACTGACATCACAAATGTGGATCAGTTTATGGCCTGCTTCTTCCCCGAAGGGCTTGATACAGACCAAAATACCTTTGCCATGAAG gTACGTGCCATGCAGGGCTGTGCCCTGTGTATATTTGAGCTGGAGAGACAGCACAGTTTCCTCAGCCAAAAGGGGCTCTGTAAACTGCTGTGTGTGCTGAACTTCATGAGGACCATGATGCAGGCATTTCAGCAACACGAGCACCTCTACTGGCAGATATATAATG GTTCATTACACATTTACAATGTCTGCCGTTATTTGATGACTATGCAGTGCAGCGCGCAG GCACTGGAGTACCTCCTGTGGGCAAGCATCAGTTTGGAGTTGTCCATCCCTCTGATGACAGCTAAGTATCTGCCAGTGATCGTCACACTCTACTGTGCCGTCTGCCAGTGTTACTATGACAACCATGCTGAGGTGCAGGCGGAG GAATTTGCCCGGAGAGCCCTTGGAAAAATCAATGAATTAGCAAAACTCGGGGAGCACAGTGAAGTTCCTGCCACCAGAGAGACTCAGAGAGCTTACAAAGATGCCTCCATCAAG CTTGGTGCCATGATTTTCAAGCGAGCAGCATTTGAGACCCGAAAGAGACCCAAAACCCTGTACAAGACCAAAATCAAAAGCACCCTGAAGGACATACCTAAT GTGCCATGGCCTCGTACCCCAACAGAGCGCCTGCTAACAGGCTTGTTTGAGTGCAGTGCAGCACAGTTCCTGGGCATTTTGGAAGCACTCTGGGACAGCAACACGCGGCCACTTCAAATGAGAATGCCTGAAGATCCGGAGCTACAAGAGGTCTACCTGGAACTCCTGTCTGCTGGAATTAGTTTGTTATCTG GTGTCACTGGTGAGCAGAGGTATGATGACCACCCGTGCCTGTCTCCTCTTGTACTGACACAGAATTCGACTCTGATAGATTTAGCCATTTCAG GAGAAAACAAAATACCCGTCATGTCTGCAGTGAGGTTCATCAAACTGCTGTTTCAGTACAAGCAGCAGGATGCATTTACTGAACTCAGCACAGAGATGCTGCAGGTTTTGACT AGTTTGGATGGCCAATCAttcaggaggggaaagcaggAGCTTGCTTTGCTTCACAGTTTCAACATTTTGCTGTCTACCCAGAGGAGCCCTCCTAAAGAAGACATCACAAGCAAAG ACCAACATAAGGCTTCACTTTCTATGAGTGATAAACTGATGGATCTGGTAGAAACCCTTCACAAGTCCGTCTGTGATTCTGCTCCT gaGGTGCAGCCAGATGCAGACCTGATTTTGGATATTGTGTTGTTCCTGTGGGGTAAGATGAAAGCGGTGATACAGAGAGATCCTCTGCAAAATCATGACAAG TGGTTGTGGTGTCTTTATGTGTTGTATGAGGTGGCCCTCACCTGTGACCTGGCAGCTGTTGACTGTATCATGATAGCAGAGATGAGCCACACACTGGGCATGCTGCTTGAGAATGCAGCTGAATATTTTCTTGAAACTTCAACGTCAG TTTGCGAAAGAGACTGTGATGATGCAAAGCCAAACTCTTTCTCTATTCTTGAG agtTCAAGCACAGAGCTGCTTCAGAAAGTGTGTGAGGTGGTAAAGAGGGGTCTCGAAGCTTTGGCAAAGGGTGCGGCTACGCTGGCCCCCCAGGACTGCTCAGCTTTCACTGACTTTGCGTTCATGCAG AAATTTTGTCCCCTCCAGTCATCGGCTTTTTCCACAACCTCTCCAAAATCatcaaaacacagaaatgaagacGATGAAGTAAATCTGAAAAAAGGAGAGGTGGAAACTCAAACAGAATCTGACTTTAATGGCTGTCGACAAACTGAAGCCACATGCACGTATCTTCTGATCAAAGATCTCCACCTAGAGTTGGACATTATCCTCCACAGGGCTTCCCTCAAGTTGCTGCAGCTAAATGCAG TTGTAGAGTCTGAACTGTTGGACCGGATCAAAAAAAACAAGGTGTCCAAAGCTCTGTTCCTGATCCAGAAAGCTTTGCTGGTGTACAACAACATGGAACAAAGTGACATCAGTGAAACCAAAAGTCTGCTGGAG GATGCTGCTACCCTCATAGAgaaagcaggtatggaggagagaAAAGTGTACATGTCCTCAACTCCTAATACTACATCTGAAGATAAAGGCAAAGTAATCAAGGAGGACGGACAGagccctccacctcctcctgtcCTACTCTCACGCAACAACCACTCCATGACCTTTGCCCCAGCACCTCATAACTTAGAGGGACAA GTGTGCTGGTACCAGCTTTGCAGTCGGGTAGCTGAGGGCATAAACCGGAAAGTCCGGCTTGGAGACTGCAGCCTGCCAGGAACTGGAAATATG GTACCTGCTGTATCTGGTGAGTGTGTGCTGAGGGTGGAGGGTCTGGAGCCCAATCAGAAGTATGTGTTTGCTGTTGCAGCATACAACAGTCAGGGAGAGCTACTGGGCAGCACTATAGGGGGGACAACATTACCACTGTTGGCATCCATGCCTGTACCACTGCTCTCTGCTTGGGCTCATTTGGCTAAG GTGGCTTTTCAGACAGAGCAGTATGCTATAGCAAAAAGAGCCTGCAGAGAACTTTGGAGCCACTGCACCTACCCTGACagtgagtccaacagcacagaGGGTAGACTAGCCACCACAGG ACTACGCAAAGAAATCCTGCAGTACTCCTCTCTTCacttgtgtcagctgtttctcaCGTCCATCTTCATAGAGACAGAGATCAACATTCAGCAGGGATCACTCTATTGGGACTCATTCAGTGACAATGGACCATTTATCTGGGAAAAA GAAGCCAGACTGGAAGAATGCGAGCGAATGCTGGTGGCCATGGACTTGGCGATGTGTTTGAATGATGCGGCTGCTGCTTTGCAGGCTGCAGTTAGCTGCTACGGGCTCCTGGCACCTATAATGTTCCATCAGATTACTTGTGACTCTGTGGTGCAA GTACTAAAAAAATGCTTGATGGTTTTGGAGGAGAATTCAGGTCTTCTAAAACAAAAATGGACTGGAAACACCTCAGAATCTTTTATCCACATGATAGCCTGCATCACCTACTACCTggcaaag ACGTTGCGTGTGCTCAGGAAACACGAGATGGCCAAAGCACTGATGGACTGTGGCTGCAGGCTACTTCAGGATGTCTATCATGCCCAGCTGCAGATTAGGAGACTCACCAATCAATCTGAGGGT CGTAAAACGGCAGATCAAGCCACAGTCAAGAGTGAGATGAAAATAAGTCGTCAGCTGAAGGCACTGGAAAGAAAGAACAAGAAAATAACAGTTTCAAAAGGAACACACACCCCAGAGCCTG AGACTTCTCAGACACTAACCGTCTCAGAAGATCCAAACTTATTGTACGAGCTGATCTCCAGTGGCACATTAAAGGATGCCTACATGCACG TAATGAAACTCCGACGCAAGGTGTATTTTACTGAGTTTGCTGCACTGCTACTCCAAAGAACCATGAAAGAAGGCCACATAGACCTTGTGTTGGAATGGGGGCAGAGCATGTTTCAGTTTCTTTCCAG CCGTGACGAGGCGATGGTACTGTCCACTAAATGTTTGGAGGGGCACGGTCAGATTAGAAAAAGAAGTGGAAACCAGAATGCAAAAGGAAGCGAAACCTCCCAG CACAAGAACGCTTCTTCACATGATGATACAAGAAAGCAAGCAAAGCATAAACTGGCACAGAATATGCTTTTGAAAATGAGGACTCACAG GGAAGTGCTGGCTATGGAGAACTTGCTTGCTATGATTTCATCTGTGATGCAGCGCCAAAAGAAGAGGCTACAGCTGAGGCACACTTGCGCTGTGGAGAGGGTGTGGAGATCACACCTGAACTACTACATGGCTCAGGCCCATTTAGCAGTGTTTTACCAGCGTCTGCCCCAACAACACAGAGGAGACCTGGAGCAGAG ATACAGCCAGTTTCAccctttgtgtttttctctggctTACTCTGGTGTCCTGGTATGGAGGAACAACTCGCAGCAACATGAGTTGGAGTCTTCAAATGAAGCTGTTTTACATGAAGACTCATCTGATCACATGGACTATGTGATGACAGCTCACAAAGATAGAGGAAGAAAGGATG CAGTTGATGGCTCTGTCGCAGAGGACAGATGTAAGGAGGGAGAGGGCTCTCCTCATTCTGTGGAACAGCAGATGGAGGCACAGAGGTGCACTGGTGCCACACTGCTGGAGTCAATTAACAAAGTTGCTGTGCATCTCCGGAGAGCGATG GTGTTGGCTCATCGTGGCAACCACTGGACCactctgcagtgtgtgtgtcagacactGTGGGACCAAAGCTGCAGAATCACTGTCCTTGTACAGAGAGCTGCTCAGCTTGAAACTCCATGTACGATTACAGCAGAACAGCTGCACAGTATTCTCACCCCACTGCTGGTGCTGGCCACTGACTTTATCATGGACATGCTGCAAAAACTAGGG CTCTGGAGTTTGTATGGCAGTGACTTGACTGAAGATGAGCTAGAGTCCAGTCTCCACTTCTCAGTCCCACTTGATGACAGCACCCAGGTGGATCTGCGTTGGGTCCGCACGTTGGTGTTGCACACTCTTGAGCGGCTCCATGACAGTGGCAAGTGGGAAAGCCTGGCCCACTTTGCTTTACTTTTCAACTCATACACACG GGATCGGTATACTGTTATCGTAACTCCTCTGCTTGTCCATGCCCAGAGGATGTTACTTGAAAGAATAAACTCTTTTGGAGGCCCTTCAGTCCCACAGCCACACCATGTCAACACACAGAAGGCCACTGGAAAAGAG GTGACCAATAAAAGTTATGCAGGCTGCCAGCTTCTCAGTGGTCGGATCCATCACGCCACACAGAAACGGCACCTTCACAAAAAAGCAGCACTGACAAACTCGATTCCTCGAGAAGCGGTTGATCTTACAG GTGCAGAGATACAGCACTCCATGTCCCTTGTTTGTGTCCCACTGGATGTAGAGGACACGCTGAGCTGTTATCATCAAGCTCTTGAGAAAAAAACATATTGTCTTCAGATGTTCCAGCACAGTCGCTCACTGCTTGTGCTGCTTCTGGCAAACACACAACCCT GTTTTATGATACCGACGCAGCATTGTCGGAGCCGAGGTCTCAGCCATTCAGCGAGCTTTGTGAATTTCAGTCCCGTTGTTATGCCCACTCCAAACATCCAACCATGTGACCTGACAGAGGAGGACTACAGTACTCCAGATGCTATCTATGGCTTGCCTATCAGCCGTGACCACTTGCAGACTATCATTTCTGCATACTCCACTTCTATAA AATACCTGAAGGCTAACAGCCGTGACTCCCTCAGAGTTCTGGCTCTGCATGAACTGGGAAACCTGCAGTTCTACAGTGGAAACACACG AGCTGCTCACTCATGCTGGAGTAAAGCCGTAGATTGTGCCTTGAAGAGCTCAGGTGTTTTGGAGAAATGGGATGGCGCGTCGCTTGGGAATGGCTCCCTGCAAGAAATTCTAAGGCAGGCTGGAATGTGGGGATGTCTGCAGGCGGCTGTGGTCACCGCTAAGATAGCACA GTTTATCTTAACTTCTGATATCAACCAGCGGACAAAGTACTGTCTCCTGTCTGCTTACCTGTTTAAG AGTTTGCTGTGTTGCTCCATGGCTCAACCCCAGGCAGACCTCCAGTACGCCTCCTACAGCATCGGAGATGAGTTGCTCCCTGGAGTTGACCTTTTCTCCGAACCCCACAGGCTTCACCTCGGCACAACTGTGTCAAGCCTGAACTTCATTTGCCACTGGCTTTTAACCACTGGCTACTGCATCATG CTGCTTCCTACACTAGCCCTCTATCTACATTTTGTTGGGACTGTGTGCAGAGACGTACAGCACACTGTCAAAGGCAAAATATTGAAG ATACGTGCCCTTACTGAACTGTGTCTGTTCGCTGAAGCTGTGAAGGACGCAGTTCAGCTCACACGTGGAACAGGTGTCCTTCTGCCTCATGGACAATACATTGCCAGTGCCTGTGTCCAA CCTACAAAAACATTCTGTAGCAACGAGTCTCTTCTGGACAATGCAGAG GCTTTGGAGGAACTTGTGAACTGTGACTTTACTCCAGAAGTCTGCACCCTGTATGGACCAGCACTGTGCCTCAGATTTAACCTTGCTCGTGTTCAACTAGTTCTGGCACTTACTAATGCTATCGCAGGCTATCCTGTGCCAG attctgtgGAGGGAGAAGTTTGTATCAGCGTAACAAGTTGTTCGGTGGACCCAAAAGATGATGAGCAGGACAGTCCAGACACTGATGACTGCTGTCCAAAGACAGGAGAGCAGAAAGTTCTCAATCTTGATGCTAAGAATCTAACCCCAGAAAGGATAAAG TTCCTTTTGCTGGAACGTGCCTCCTCGTGGTTAAACACCATTtcagagcagcttgaatctcaTTCCTTGTGCAAAATGGAAACCCTGGAACTGACGATAGAATCCAATCTTCTAAAGGGCAACCTCTACATGCAACAAGGACATACGGCACTTTG CTTTGACACGGCAGTTTCATCTTTGAAGCTGCTCCAAACATCACCTGTGACTGTGAGAGGATCCTGGGCT GATGATAAAGATTTTGGTGAGTCAGATGCCCAGAATGGAGACTGTCCCGGAGTAGTTGAGGCCAGTGAGAGGATTGGAGTTCATCTGTGGTTACATTGCCGCTTGGCTCTGGTCAACAGCTTGGTTGCCCACAACCCTCGCACCATTGAGCTTTTACCAG GTAAGAACATTAATGAGGAAGCAGCCCGGGTGTTACAGGAGGGTCTTGATGAGTGTGCACTGTGGGGAGACCTTGACATTCAAGCCCTGCTGTTGGTCGAAGGTGCCAGACTGGAAGCCCGGAGAGGCAAGACTGACAACAGCATGACAATGCTGCAG AAAGCAGTGAGCCTGCTATCAGGACGGACACGCTTGCCACAGAAGTCTGTCATTacgctggctcaggccactttgCTGCTCAGTGACTTAAGAGGGGCACAGAGTATCACACCTCTACAGCTGATGCAGAAACTGCTGAAAAAGCAG CTGTGTGATTTTGGTGAAAGTGTGGAATTAGTTGATGGAAAAATGCGTCTCTTTCCTCCCGGACCAAGAAACATCTACCTCCCATACTTCAACATACTAAACCAGACCAGTTTGCAAATTG GCAACATCCTGGGTCAAAGTAAAATGGAGACACAGGTTTCTGCAAGCCAGTCATCATAG